In Osmia bicornis bicornis chromosome 10, iOsmBic2.1, whole genome shotgun sequence, one genomic interval encodes:
- the LOC114880651 gene encoding glutamate-gated chloride channel isoform X9: MEYSVQLTFREQWLDERLRFVDTTGRLKYLTLTDASRVWMPDLFFSNEKEGHFHNIIMPNVYIRIFPNGSVLYSIRISLTLSCPMNLKLYPLDRQTCSLRMASYGWTTDDLVFIWKEGDPVQVVKNLHLPRFTLEKFLTDYCNSKTNTGEYSCLKVDLLFKREFSYYLIQIYIPCCMLVIVSWVSFWLDQSAVPARVSLGVTTLLTMATQTSGINASLPPVSYTKAIDVWTGVCLTFVFGALLEFALVNYASRSDMHSDNIEKKYPPSETEQSSSIDPSSDQIEPDNSSNFAMTGYDGPLQHSLQKPLVRQPEDTMSVDRMQHCELHMQPRKKNCCRSWLSKFPTRSKRIDVISRIFFPIVFAIFNLAYWSTYLFRKEEEDE; this comes from the exons GAATACTCTGTACAGTTAACATTCCGGGAACAATGGCTGGATGAACGACTACGTTTTGTTGATACCACAG GTCGTCTGAAATATTTAACTTTAACGGATGCGAGTCGCGTTTGGATGCCAGATTTGTTCTTTTCAAATGAGAAAGAGGGTCATTTTCATAACATTATTATGCCGAATGTGTACATTCGTATTTTCCCAAATGGTTCTGTTCTATACAGTATACG AATATCATTGACGTTATCGTGTcctatgaatttaaaattataccCCCTGGATCGGCAAACATGTTCCCTACGTATGGCAAGTT ATGGTTGGACCACTGACGATTTAGTTTTCATTTGGAAAGAGGGAGACCCAGTACAAGTTGTTAAGAACTTACACCTACCTCGGTTCACATTGGAAAAATTTCTTACAGACTATTGTAACAGCAAAACAAATACTG GAGAGTACAGCTGTCTCAAAGTAGACTTGCTGTTCAAGAGGGAATTCAGTTACTACCTTATCCAAATTTACATCCCTTGCTGCATGCTTGTCATTGTATCCTGGGTATCGTTCTGGCTCGATCAGAGTGCCGTACCAGCTCGAGTCTCGTTAG GTGTAACAACTCTGTTGACGATGGCTACGCAGACGTCAGGAATAAATGCCTCACTGCCGCCAGTGTCTTATACAAAGGCTATCGATGTTTGGACAGGCGTGTGCTTGACTTTCGTGTTCGGCGCTCTCCTCGAATTTGCCCTAGTAAATTATGCGTCGCGGAGCGATATGCACAGCGATAATATAGAGAAAAAATATCCACCGTCTGAAACGGAGCAATCATCGTCGATCGATCCATCTTCTGATCAAATCGAACCAGATAATTCGTCGAATTTTGCTATG ACCGGATATGATGGACCACTTCAACATTCTCTACAg AAACCTCTGGTCCGCCAGCCGGAGGATACCATGTCGGTGGATAGGATGCAGCACTGCGAATTACATATGCAACCACGAAAAAAAAACTGCTGCAGGTCGTGGCTGTCCAAGTTCCCGACGAGGTCCAAGCGCATCGACGTCATCTCACGGATCTTCTTCCCTATCGTATTCGCTATATTCAACCTCGCGTACTGGTCCACGTACCTGTTTcggaaggaggaggaggacgaGTAA
- the LOC114880651 gene encoding glutamate-gated chloride channel isoform X7, whose protein sequence is MKVWKHLPLTCPFQVEKKQDDVDVWTNPAGKDETVSQDACVVHCNEYSVQLTFREQWLDERLRFVDTTGRLKYLTLTDASRVWMPDLFFSNEKEGHFHNIIMPNVYIRIFPNGSVLYSIRISLTLSCPMNLKLYPLDRQTCSLRMASYGWTTDDLVFIWKEGDPVQVVKNLHLPRFTLEKFLTDYCNSKTNTGEYSCLKVDLLFKREFSYYLIQIYIPCCMLVIVSWVSFWLDQSAVPARVSLGVTTLLTMATQTSGINASLPPVSYTKAIDVWTGVCLTFVFGALLEFALVNYASRSDMHSDNIEKKYPPSETEQSSSIDPSSDQIEPDNSSNFAMTGYDGPLQHSLQKPLVRQPEDTMSVDRMQHCELHMQPRKKNCCRSWLSKFPTRSKRIDVISRIFFPIVFAIFNLAYWSTYLFRKEEEDE, encoded by the exons atgaaaGTTTGGAAGCACTTGCCTTTAACTTGCCCCTTCCAAGTAGAAAAGAAACAGGACGACGTCGATGTGTGGACAAATCCAGCTGGGAAAGATGAAACTGTGAGCCAAGATGCATGCGTTGTCCACTgcaat GAATACTCTGTACAGTTAACATTCCGGGAACAATGGCTGGATGAACGACTACGTTTTGTTGATACCACAG GTCGTCTGAAATATTTAACTTTAACGGATGCGAGTCGCGTTTGGATGCCAGATTTGTTCTTTTCAAATGAGAAAGAGGGTCATTTTCATAACATTATTATGCCGAATGTGTACATTCGTATTTTCCCAAATGGTTCTGTTCTATACAGTATACG AATATCATTGACGTTATCGTGTcctatgaatttaaaattataccCCCTGGATCGGCAAACATGTTCCCTACGTATGGCAAGTT ATGGTTGGACCACTGACGATTTAGTTTTCATTTGGAAAGAGGGAGACCCAGTACAAGTTGTTAAGAACTTACACCTACCTCGGTTCACATTGGAAAAATTTCTTACAGACTATTGTAACAGCAAAACAAATACTG GAGAGTACAGCTGTCTCAAAGTAGACTTGCTGTTCAAGAGGGAATTCAGTTACTACCTTATCCAAATTTACATCCCTTGCTGCATGCTTGTCATTGTATCCTGGGTATCGTTCTGGCTCGATCAGAGTGCCGTACCAGCTCGAGTCTCGTTAG GTGTAACAACTCTGTTGACGATGGCTACGCAGACGTCAGGAATAAATGCCTCACTGCCGCCAGTGTCTTATACAAAGGCTATCGATGTTTGGACAGGCGTGTGCTTGACTTTCGTGTTCGGCGCTCTCCTCGAATTTGCCCTAGTAAATTATGCGTCGCGGAGCGATATGCACAGCGATAATATAGAGAAAAAATATCCACCGTCTGAAACGGAGCAATCATCGTCGATCGATCCATCTTCTGATCAAATCGAACCAGATAATTCGTCGAATTTTGCTATG ACCGGATATGATGGACCACTTCAACATTCTCTACAg AAACCTCTGGTCCGCCAGCCGGAGGATACCATGTCGGTGGATAGGATGCAGCACTGCGAATTACATATGCAACCACGAAAAAAAAACTGCTGCAGGTCGTGGCTGTCCAAGTTCCCGACGAGGTCCAAGCGCATCGACGTCATCTCACGGATCTTCTTCCCTATCGTATTCGCTATATTCAACCTCGCGTACTGGTCCACGTACCTGTTTcggaaggaggaggaggacgaGTAA
- the LOC114880651 gene encoding glutamate-gated chloride channel isoform X8, producing MQQEYSVQLTFREQWLDERLRFVDTTGRLKYLTLTDASRVWMPDLFFSNEKEGHFHNIIMPNVYIRIFPNGSVLYSIRISLTLSCPMNLKLYPLDRQTCSLRMASYGWTTDDLVFIWKEGDPVQVVKNLHLPRFTLEKFLTDYCNSKTNTGEYSCLKVDLLFKREFSYYLIQIYIPCCMLVIVSWVSFWLDQSAVPARVSLGVTTLLTMATQTSGINASLPPVSYTKAIDVWTGVCLTFVFGALLEFALVNYASRSDMHSDNIEKKYPPSETEQSSSIDPSSDQIEPDNSSNFAMTGYDGPLQHSLQKPLVRQPEDTMSVDRMQHCELHMQPRKKNCCRSWLSKFPTRSKRIDVISRIFFPIVFAIFNLAYWSTYLFRKEEEDE from the exons GAATACTCTGTACAGTTAACATTCCGGGAACAATGGCTGGATGAACGACTACGTTTTGTTGATACCACAG GTCGTCTGAAATATTTAACTTTAACGGATGCGAGTCGCGTTTGGATGCCAGATTTGTTCTTTTCAAATGAGAAAGAGGGTCATTTTCATAACATTATTATGCCGAATGTGTACATTCGTATTTTCCCAAATGGTTCTGTTCTATACAGTATACG AATATCATTGACGTTATCGTGTcctatgaatttaaaattataccCCCTGGATCGGCAAACATGTTCCCTACGTATGGCAAGTT ATGGTTGGACCACTGACGATTTAGTTTTCATTTGGAAAGAGGGAGACCCAGTACAAGTTGTTAAGAACTTACACCTACCTCGGTTCACATTGGAAAAATTTCTTACAGACTATTGTAACAGCAAAACAAATACTG GAGAGTACAGCTGTCTCAAAGTAGACTTGCTGTTCAAGAGGGAATTCAGTTACTACCTTATCCAAATTTACATCCCTTGCTGCATGCTTGTCATTGTATCCTGGGTATCGTTCTGGCTCGATCAGAGTGCCGTACCAGCTCGAGTCTCGTTAG GTGTAACAACTCTGTTGACGATGGCTACGCAGACGTCAGGAATAAATGCCTCACTGCCGCCAGTGTCTTATACAAAGGCTATCGATGTTTGGACAGGCGTGTGCTTGACTTTCGTGTTCGGCGCTCTCCTCGAATTTGCCCTAGTAAATTATGCGTCGCGGAGCGATATGCACAGCGATAATATAGAGAAAAAATATCCACCGTCTGAAACGGAGCAATCATCGTCGATCGATCCATCTTCTGATCAAATCGAACCAGATAATTCGTCGAATTTTGCTATG ACCGGATATGATGGACCACTTCAACATTCTCTACAg AAACCTCTGGTCCGCCAGCCGGAGGATACCATGTCGGTGGATAGGATGCAGCACTGCGAATTACATATGCAACCACGAAAAAAAAACTGCTGCAGGTCGTGGCTGTCCAAGTTCCCGACGAGGTCCAAGCGCATCGACGTCATCTCACGGATCTTCTTCCCTATCGTATTCGCTATATTCAACCTCGCGTACTGGTCCACGTACCTGTTTcggaaggaggaggaggacgaGTAA